A stretch of the Candidatus Jettenia sp. AMX2 genome encodes the following:
- a CDS encoding aminotransferase class I/II-fold pyridoxal phosphate-dependent enzyme: MSKLDSSGIRKVFDLAQKMKNPVNLSIGQPDFDVPEEIKAQAVMAVNDGMNKYTVTQGIPELRNILLEKLQKERGINAGSIMITSGVSGALTLAFMVLVNPDDEVLIPDPFFVSYKHLTSFCGGKPVLVNTYPDFKLTAARIQPFITQKTKMLVINSPANPTGIIYSLQDIKEIAELAKKHNLIVISDEIYHYYDYSGEFESIGRYYENTLIVDGFSKCFAMTGWRMGYAAGPATIINEMIKLQQYTFVCAPSFAQYAISRSLETDLSKHIASYRKKRDLLYDGLKDTYQMVRPGGAFYLFPQVPWGTDEEFVSAAIKENLLIIPGSVFSERHTHFRISYAASEETIQLGIDILHKLARQ; the protein is encoded by the coding sequence ATGTCTAAACTAGACTCCTCGGGAATCAGAAAGGTCTTTGATTTAGCACAAAAAATGAAAAATCCGGTGAACCTGAGTATAGGTCAGCCGGATTTTGATGTTCCTGAAGAGATTAAGGCACAAGCCGTCATGGCTGTTAATGATGGTATGAATAAATATACCGTTACACAGGGTATACCTGAACTCCGCAATATATTGCTCGAAAAATTGCAAAAAGAGCGTGGAATAAATGCCGGGAGTATCATGATTACTTCAGGGGTGTCTGGTGCCCTGACACTGGCTTTTATGGTGTTGGTTAATCCGGATGACGAAGTCCTGATCCCGGATCCTTTCTTCGTCAGCTATAAGCACTTAACCAGCTTCTGTGGCGGGAAACCGGTGCTAGTAAATACCTATCCTGATTTTAAACTGACCGCCGCACGGATTCAACCTTTTATAACTCAAAAAACCAAGATGCTTGTTATCAATAGTCCTGCGAACCCGACCGGGATTATATACAGTTTACAGGATATCAAAGAAATTGCGGAATTAGCAAAAAAACATAATCTCATTGTTATTTCAGATGAGATATATCATTATTACGATTATAGTGGGGAGTTTGAAAGTATTGGCCGTTACTACGAGAATACGTTAATCGTAGATGGCTTTTCCAAATGCTTCGCAATGACCGGATGGAGGATGGGCTATGCCGCAGGACCTGCCACGATTATTAACGAAATGATTAAATTACAGCAATATACCTTTGTTTGTGCCCCTTCCTTTGCTCAGTATGCAATCTCCAGATCTTTAGAAACAGATTTAAGCAAACATATTGCAAGCTATAGGAAGAAAAGGGATTTACTGTATGATGGATTAAAGGATACCTATCAAATGGTCAGACCGGGTGGGGCCTTTTATCTTTTTCCACAGGTGCCATGGGGCACTGACGAAGAATTTGTATCAGCGGCAATTAAAGAGAACTTACTTATCATTCCCGGCAGCGTCTTTTCAGAACGCCACACACATTTCCGCATTTCCTATGCTGCCAGTGAAGAGACAATTCAACTCGGTATAGATATTTTGCATAAACTTGCAAGGCAATAG
- the holA gene encoding DNA polymerase III subunit delta, with the protein MDIQKLKDKIYPIYIFFGDEEFFIHESLSALKASLLKDAVPGISLIEFEGNETSGGAIFDELRTVPFFAGRNKVVLVEKADVFVEKNRQIIENYLLTPASHSNLILICNKFDKRTKLATIVDKVGVLVECKKIKDQQLPGWISTRAKYYKKTITVKAAQIIAENVGNSLAILDKHLEKLSIYLGERTTIDEKDVEALVGIDRNRTVFELTDSVAQRDTASALKILNQMLVHGEDSVKIISLLAWQIKRLWRAKQMLLQGREASEIARELQVIPFFAKRFFEQVKLFTPDDLMKKYALLLEMDVKSKTSSFNAHLLLEILVYKLCV; encoded by the coding sequence ATGGATATTCAAAAGCTAAAAGATAAGATATATCCAATCTATATATTCTTTGGGGACGAGGAATTTTTTATCCATGAATCCCTTTCGGCCTTAAAGGCTTCTTTACTTAAAGATGCCGTTCCCGGCATATCCTTAATTGAATTTGAAGGGAATGAAACTTCAGGGGGAGCAATATTTGACGAATTAAGAACCGTGCCATTTTTTGCCGGCAGGAACAAGGTGGTGCTGGTGGAAAAGGCTGATGTCTTTGTTGAAAAAAACAGACAAATTATAGAAAACTATTTACTTACCCCCGCAAGCCATTCCAATCTTATTCTTATCTGTAATAAATTTGATAAAAGAACAAAATTGGCAACCATTGTTGATAAGGTTGGCGTACTGGTTGAATGTAAAAAAATAAAGGATCAACAGTTGCCAGGCTGGATAAGCACCCGTGCAAAATATTATAAGAAAACCATTACCGTGAAGGCTGCTCAAATAATCGCTGAAAATGTGGGCAACAGTTTAGCGATACTTGATAAACACCTCGAAAAATTATCCATTTACCTCGGCGAAAGGACAACTATTGATGAAAAGGATGTAGAGGCCCTTGTAGGCATAGACAGAAACCGTACGGTGTTTGAATTAACTGACTCAGTTGCACAAAGAGATACGGCATCCGCGCTAAAGATTCTCAACCAAATGCTGGTGCACGGTGAAGATTCGGTAAAGATTATCAGTTTGTTGGCCTGGCAGATAAAACGGCTCTGGAGAGCGAAGCAAATGTTATTACAGGGCAGAGAAGCATCAGAAATTGCGCGGGAACTGCAGGTAATTCCTTTTTTTGCAAAGCGTTTTTTTGAACAGGTTAAACTTTTTACACCGGATGATCTTATGAAAAAATATGCACTGTTACTGGAGATGGATGTAAAGAGTAAAACGAGTTCTTTCAACGCACATTTGCTGCTGGAAATACTGGTGTACAAGCTGTGTGTGTAA
- a CDS encoding mannose-1-phosphate guanylyltransferase/mannose-6-phosphate isomerase yields MKTLVLAGGSGTRLWPLSRQNFPKQFLKLNKNKSLLQESVERLSGVILPDDIVIITNNDYQFFVASELKNLPGIHTILEPASRNTAPAIALGVKYCTDVLGCSKEDVVFISPSDHIIRPEEKFKEYLREAKEIAQEGYIVTFGIQPTKPETGYGYIKGNENEQPSRSSQKYVKVEKFTEKPTKELAEYYLKKGNYYWNSGMFAFTIGTIMGELEKYAPQIHKELAKGYDEMISTFIQMPDISIDYAVMEKSDKVVTLPLDLYWNDIGSWDSLFDALDKDENGNVKIGDIVSINTKETLIIGNKRLISTVGLENCLIIETSDAILIAKRGEAQRVKDIVATLKSKARSEANEHVTIYRPWGSYTVLEEGPRYKIKRIVVHANERLSLQMHHHRSEHWVVVKGVAKVTVGNEEKFIHENESTYIPKSTLHRLENPGKIPLEIIEVQNGEYIKEDDIVRINDIYGRK; encoded by the coding sequence ATGAAGACACTCGTTCTCGCAGGTGGTTCCGGCACAAGACTCTGGCCGTTGAGCAGGCAGAATTTTCCAAAACAATTTCTGAAATTAAACAAAAACAAATCGCTTCTGCAGGAGTCCGTAGAAAGACTTTCCGGAGTAATCTTGCCGGACGATATTGTCATAATAACAAACAATGATTATCAGTTTTTTGTTGCTTCGGAATTAAAGAATTTACCTGGTATTCACACCATCCTCGAACCGGCAAGCAGAAACACAGCGCCTGCAATAGCCCTAGGTGTTAAATATTGTACGGATGTTTTAGGATGCAGTAAAGAAGACGTTGTTTTTATATCCCCTTCTGATCATATAATCAGACCTGAAGAAAAATTCAAAGAATATTTAAGAGAGGCAAAGGAAATTGCACAAGAAGGTTATATTGTCACCTTTGGGATTCAACCAACAAAACCGGAAACAGGATACGGGTATATTAAGGGTAATGAGAATGAACAACCATCGCGTAGCAGTCAAAAATATGTTAAGGTTGAGAAATTTACAGAAAAACCAACGAAGGAACTGGCTGAATATTATCTCAAAAAAGGCAACTATTACTGGAATTCAGGCATGTTTGCTTTTACCATAGGAACAATAATGGGAGAATTAGAAAAATACGCCCCACAGATACATAAGGAACTTGCAAAGGGATATGATGAAATGATATCAACCTTTATTCAAATGCCTGATATTTCAATAGATTATGCAGTAATGGAGAAATCAGACAAGGTTGTAACACTGCCTCTCGATTTATACTGGAATGATATAGGCTCATGGGATTCATTATTCGATGCGCTGGATAAGGATGAAAACGGGAACGTAAAAATCGGCGATATAGTGTCCATTAATACCAAAGAGACCCTGATTATTGGCAATAAGAGGCTGATCTCCACCGTAGGACTGGAAAATTGTTTGATCATAGAAACAAGCGATGCTATATTGATTGCAAAGCGGGGAGAAGCCCAAAGGGTAAAGGACATCGTGGCAACGCTAAAAAGTAAAGCAAGAAGCGAAGCGAACGAGCATGTTACTATCTACAGACCGTGGGGAAGTTATACGGTGCTTGAAGAAGGCCCAAGATATAAAATAAAACGCATTGTAGTGCATGCAAATGAACGGTTGAGCTTACAGATGCATCATCACAGATCTGAACATTGGGTTGTCGTAAAAGGCGTGGCAAAAGTAACTGTTGGTAATGAAGAGAAATTCATCCATGAAAACGAGAGTACTTATATACCGAAATCAACCTTACACCGGCTCGAAAACCCGGGCAAGATACCACTCGAAATAATAGAGGTTCAAAACGGGGAATATATCAAAGAAGACGATATTGTCAGAATTAATGACATATACGGAAGGAAATGA
- a CDS encoding adenosylcobinamide-GDP ribazoletransferase, giving the protein MTVFLKSNNLIHTMNNFLWVLKFLTVIPIDKEDKIKPDETGPIVFWFPVAGLCIGVFLSAACVLFYFLFPALIVYALVIIIYIIITGALHLDGYADTCDGIWGGYNREKRLEIMRDSRIGSFGATGLICLLGLRYVSLLSIGKTCTIGNGVLFPIVAQHTPSLVPSELVNTCIALLIMPVVGRWGQIYAAGLSMYARNESGTGGVIVKAATVKQVICASLFLLCFLFMFYHVSGLMIFAIISAFTLLWIWYMKKKINGMTGDTLGATNEILELLFLLCLLLVNR; this is encoded by the coding sequence TTGACAGTTTTTCTCAAAAGTAATAATCTCATTCATACAATGAATAATTTTCTCTGGGTGCTCAAATTCTTAACCGTTATCCCCATTGATAAAGAAGATAAGATAAAACCGGATGAAACCGGTCCTATAGTTTTTTGGTTTCCGGTTGCAGGTTTATGTATAGGGGTTTTTTTATCTGCGGCCTGTGTACTGTTTTATTTTCTGTTTCCTGCTCTTATAGTATATGCCCTGGTTATCATTATCTATATTATCATAACCGGAGCACTTCATCTTGATGGATATGCTGATACCTGTGATGGTATTTGGGGGGGCTATAACAGAGAAAAACGATTGGAAATAATGAGGGATAGCCGGATTGGCAGTTTCGGAGCTACCGGGCTCATTTGCCTGCTTGGGCTAAGATATGTCAGTTTACTCAGCATTGGTAAAACCTGTACTATTGGTAACGGAGTATTGTTTCCGATTGTTGCACAGCATACACCTTCGCTTGTCCCGTCTGAATTGGTGAATACCTGTATTGCATTATTGATAATGCCTGTTGTCGGCAGATGGGGACAAATCTATGCCGCCGGGTTATCCATGTATGCCAGAAATGAATCAGGAACAGGGGGGGTTATTGTAAAAGCAGCAACGGTAAAACAGGTGATTTGTGCATCACTATTTCTGTTATGCTTTTTGTTTATGTTTTACCATGTGAGCGGGCTGATGATCTTTGCAATAATCAGCGCTTTTACCCTTCTCTGGATTTGGTATATGAAAAAGAAGATTAACGGCATGACAGGTGATACATTAGGCGCTACCAATGAAATCCTTGAACTCTTGTTCCTGTTATGTCTTTTACTGGTCAATAGATAA
- a CDS encoding HAD family hydrolase, producing the protein MLRGIIFDMDGTLTKPNVDFAAIEREIGAKVGFIIDYAEKSGPEERRRALEILERYEAQAAHESELNEGVLEMLEFISKKNLKKALLTRNSRKSVATVLSKHNLHFEFIVSREDTKPKPAPDPIFLLSKRMNIHTDHLLMVGDYKYDIMCGKSAGTKTALLRYREYIETEIIPDFEIQNLREIVHIVEHFEKIELSTHGGNNV; encoded by the coding sequence ATGCTGCGTGGAATTATATTTGACATGGACGGGACACTTACAAAACCCAATGTGGATTTTGCTGCTATCGAACGGGAAATAGGCGCTAAGGTTGGATTCATTATTGATTATGCAGAAAAGTCAGGTCCCGAAGAACGCAGGAGGGCGCTGGAAATCCTTGAACGCTATGAGGCACAAGCTGCGCATGAATCAGAACTTAATGAAGGAGTACTGGAGATGCTGGAGTTTATCTCGAAAAAAAATTTAAAAAAAGCCCTTCTGACCCGCAATTCCCGAAAATCAGTTGCGACGGTTTTGAGTAAACACAATCTGCATTTCGAGTTTATTGTAAGTCGTGAAGATACCAAACCCAAACCGGCACCTGACCCGATATTCCTTCTGAGCAAGAGAATGAACATCCATACAGACCATCTGTTAATGGTTGGCGATTATAAGTACGACATTATGTGTGGAAAATCTGCAGGAACGAAAACAGCCCTGTTACGTTACAGAGAATACATTGAAACAGAGATTATCCCGGATTTTGAGATACAAAATCTCAGGGAAATCGTCCACATTGTTGAACATTTTGAAAAAATTGAATTAAGTACCCATGGAGGAAATAATGTATAA
- the cimA gene encoding citramalate synthase, translated as MNKIFIYDTTLRDGSQSEGISFSLQDKLLITSKLDDLGVDYIEGGYPLANPKDESYFIEVKSLKLQHAKIASFGSTRRAHKRIGDDKGVLALLLADTPVVTIVGKSCDFHVTDVLKVTLDENLRMVADTISYLKSKNREVMFDAEHFFDAYKRNREYALKVLETAQSSGADVIVLCDTNGGSLPAEIGGVVVDVRQKINVTLGIHVHNDGDLAVANTLAAVDQGVKQVQGTINGFGERCGNADLCTVIPNLVLKKGYHCLGENKLRKLTEVSRYVYETANLLLRPNQPFVGTSAFAHKGGLHVNAVQKNRCTYEHIPPESVGNERKILISELSGSSTILAKVEKFNLTHDTEFMRSILNEVQNLENEGYQFESAEASFELLVKKKAGQYKPFFDLQGFRVIVEKREKGLPVTEATVKIKVDGIQELCASEGEGPVNALDSALRKALDRFYPSLKGMKLVDYKVRVINPRKGTAAKVRVNIESQDEKDIWNTVGVSENLIDASWHALVDSIEYKLLKERGSQC; from the coding sequence ATGAATAAAATCTTCATTTACGATACTACCCTTCGTGATGGCAGCCAGTCCGAAGGGATTTCCTTTTCACTGCAGGACAAGTTACTCATTACCTCGAAGTTAGATGATTTAGGGGTGGATTATATCGAAGGCGGGTATCCTCTGGCCAATCCCAAGGATGAATCATACTTCATTGAGGTTAAATCATTAAAATTACAACATGCCAAGATTGCATCATTCGGCAGTACCCGGAGGGCACATAAGCGTATCGGGGATGACAAGGGCGTACTGGCACTACTGCTTGCAGATACGCCTGTAGTTACCATTGTCGGTAAGAGTTGTGATTTTCATGTAACAGATGTATTAAAGGTTACACTTGATGAGAACCTCAGGATGGTTGCCGATACCATTTCATATCTTAAATCCAAAAACCGGGAGGTTATGTTTGATGCTGAACATTTCTTTGATGCATACAAGAGGAACCGTGAATATGCCCTGAAAGTATTAGAGACAGCACAGTCGTCCGGCGCTGATGTTATTGTGTTATGTGATACCAATGGGGGGAGTTTACCTGCAGAAATTGGCGGGGTCGTTGTAGATGTCAGGCAGAAAATAAACGTGACGCTGGGTATTCACGTCCATAACGACGGAGATCTGGCGGTGGCAAATACCCTCGCAGCTGTGGACCAGGGTGTCAAACAGGTACAGGGGACAATTAACGGGTTTGGAGAACGCTGCGGAAATGCAGATTTATGTACCGTTATTCCCAATCTCGTTCTGAAAAAGGGGTATCATTGTTTAGGCGAAAACAAGCTCAGAAAACTTACCGAGGTATCCAGGTATGTTTATGAGACGGCCAATCTGCTTCTTCGTCCTAACCAGCCTTTTGTAGGGACAAGTGCCTTTGCTCATAAAGGCGGATTGCATGTCAATGCTGTTCAGAAGAACAGATGTACCTATGAACATATCCCGCCGGAATCTGTTGGTAATGAAAGAAAGATACTGATTTCAGAACTCTCCGGCAGTTCTACGATTCTTGCAAAGGTAGAGAAGTTTAATCTAACCCATGACACGGAATTTATGCGGTCTATCCTTAACGAAGTTCAAAACCTTGAGAATGAAGGGTATCAGTTCGAATCAGCAGAGGCATCTTTTGAATTGCTGGTGAAAAAGAAAGCCGGTCAGTACAAGCCTTTCTTTGACTTACAGGGGTTTCGGGTGATTGTTGAAAAAAGGGAGAAAGGATTGCCGGTAACCGAGGCAACGGTTAAGATAAAGGTAGACGGCATCCAGGAACTTTGTGCAAGTGAAGGCGAAGGCCCTGTGAATGCCCTTGACTCTGCCCTGCGCAAGGCGCTGGACAGGTTTTATCCTTCATTAAAGGGCATGAAGCTTGTTGACTATAAGGTGCGGGTAATTAATCCACGGAAGGGGACAGCGGCTAAAGTAAGGGTAAACATTGAATCGCAGGATGAGAAAGATATCTGGAATACCGTCGGGGTATCAGAAAACCTGATTGATGCGAGCTGGCATGCCCTTGTGGATAGCATTGAATATAAATTGCTAAAAGAGCGGGGGAGCCAATGTTAA
- the cobU gene encoding bifunctional adenosylcobinamide kinase/adenosylcobinamide-phosphate guanylyltransferase, whose protein sequence is MAKITFILGGARSGKSAFAEGLAMRYKNIAYIATAEAKDDEMLDRIRMHQSRRPSNWKTIESPYHADKVVLDMPGNIDLICIDCITLYITNMLLQDEIITNTNDLKLKQKQICDEITILAKACRKSRADVVMVSNEIGLGIVPENILSRLFRDIAGRTNQILAEEADEVYFLVAGIAQKIK, encoded by the coding sequence ATGGCTAAAATTACCTTTATCCTTGGCGGAGCACGCAGCGGCAAATCTGCTTTTGCAGAGGGACTCGCCATGAGATATAAAAATATAGCCTATATAGCAACTGCAGAAGCGAAAGATGATGAGATGCTTGACCGGATCAGGATGCACCAAAGCAGGCGGCCTTCCAACTGGAAGACTATAGAGTCTCCTTACCATGCAGATAAGGTGGTACTGGATATGCCCGGAAATATAGATTTAATCTGCATTGATTGCATAACGTTGTATATAACAAATATGCTTTTACAGGATGAAATAATTACCAACACGAATGATCTGAAACTAAAGCAGAAACAGATTTGTGATGAAATTACAATACTTGCGAAGGCATGCCGTAAATCGAGGGCAGATGTTGTTATGGTGTCCAATGAAATAGGGCTTGGCATTGTACCGGAGAATATTCTTTCACGTCTGTTTCGTGATATTGCTGGCCGTACAAATCAAATTCTTGCAGAAGAGGCAGATGAAGTTTACTTTCTGGTAGCAGGGATCGCACAGAAAATTAAATAG
- a CDS encoding small basic protein, whose amino-acid sequence MSIDKSLKMKGRLVRPRNVLRRIERIKILKEEGRWEPTKSVFGIPKVKVMKLKQRGKAEKKAKEKEAAVGAEASAATKEKAKKK is encoded by the coding sequence ATGAGTATTGATAAAAGTTTGAAAATGAAAGGCAGATTGGTCAGGCCAAGGAATGTATTACGAAGGATAGAGCGTATTAAAATACTGAAAGAAGAGGGGCGATGGGAACCTACAAAATCTGTTTTTGGCATTCCCAAGGTAAAAGTTATGAAATTGAAGCAAAGGGGCAAGGCAGAGAAAAAGGCTAAAGAGAAGGAAGCCGCTGTTGGTGCAGAAGCAAGCGCCGCTACAAAGGAAAAGGCCAAGAAAAAATGA
- a CDS encoding outer membrane lipoprotein carrier protein LolA: MYKNRFTLLLLFLFVNIFLSCGLALSRETSAREDLTDIFNEMEIANTAFKTMKADIVYTRTIALLEYTEVSHGEISYKKPRRLYLKFAPPRDEINIIDEKHIWIYRPAKKQVEKYDAGSSDPSRGTSFLDFGYGSAVGKIRKDYDITLLDTKEEGKKWFYLLDLSPRDPRSHYSNIRLWVEEGFWLPNKIELYESDGEIVNIIELKNIKLNKSISDKLFRFDVPRGVEVIEPFH; the protein is encoded by the coding sequence ATGTATAAAAACAGGTTCACATTACTGCTTCTGTTCTTATTCGTGAATATCTTTCTTTCCTGCGGATTGGCCTTGTCCAGAGAGACATCTGCTCGGGAAGATTTAACTGATATTTTTAATGAAATGGAGATAGCCAATACGGCGTTTAAAACAATGAAAGCAGACATAGTTTATACCCGTACCATTGCGCTACTCGAATACACCGAAGTCTCTCACGGAGAGATCAGCTACAAAAAACCCAGGAGATTATACCTGAAATTTGCCCCACCCCGCGACGAGATAAATATTATCGATGAAAAACATATATGGATATACCGCCCTGCAAAAAAACAGGTTGAAAAATATGATGCAGGCAGCAGTGATCCCTCTCGTGGTACCAGTTTTCTGGATTTTGGATACGGTTCCGCTGTAGGAAAGATAAGGAAAGATTACGATATCACCTTGCTGGATACAAAAGAAGAAGGGAAAAAATGGTTCTATCTCCTGGATCTGTCGCCAAGGGATCCAAGGTCTCATTATTCAAATATCCGGTTATGGGTGGAAGAAGGATTCTGGCTTCCGAACAAAATAGAGCTTTATGAGAGTGATGGTGAGATAGTTAACATCATAGAATTGAAAAATATAAAATTGAATAAAAGCATATCCGATAAACTTTTCAGATTTGACGTACCCAGAGGGGTCGAGGTAATCGAACCGTTTCATTAA
- a CDS encoding GDP-mannose 4,6-dehydratase, whose protein sequence is MSGNRKILVTGAAGFIGFHFCKRLLECGSLVVGIDNLNDYYNINLKLDRLSQLEEISNFSFFKTDLSNKESITHLFGKEKFDSVVNLAAQAGVRYSIINPHAYTDSNITGFLNILEGCRHHKVRHLVFASSSSVYGANTKMPFSMHHNVDHPGTRSALKWK, encoded by the coding sequence ATGTCAGGCAACAGAAAAATCCTGGTGACAGGCGCTGCAGGTTTCATTGGTTTCCATTTTTGTAAAAGACTCCTGGAATGCGGAAGCCTTGTCGTTGGTATTGACAATCTTAACGATTATTATAACATCAATCTAAAGCTTGACCGGTTAAGTCAGCTTGAAGAAATCAGTAATTTCAGTTTTTTTAAAACGGATCTTTCCAACAAAGAATCAATTACTCACCTTTTCGGGAAAGAAAAATTTGATAGCGTCGTGAACCTTGCGGCGCAGGCAGGAGTCAGGTATTCCATTATAAATCCCCATGCTTATACAGACAGCAATATCACAGGATTTCTCAATATCCTTGAAGGATGCCGGCACCACAAGGTCAGGCATCTTGTCTTTGCTTCATCAAGCTCCGTTTACGGGGCGAATACAAAGATGCCGTTTTCAATGCATCATAATGTCGATCATCCCGGAACCCGATCCGCACTGAAATGGAAATAA
- a CDS encoding DUF2442 domain-containing protein, translated as MLPKLREAKYQGDYRVWLKFEDGIEGEVNLEKELWGEVFQPLKDKARFAELSVNVEFATLVRPNGADFAPEFLYQQPSVSIIVGHFPCNSLV; from the coding sequence ATGTTGCCGAAATTGCGAGAAGCAAAATATCAAGGGGATTACCGTGTCTGGCTTAAGTTTGAAGACGGAATAGAAGGCGAGGTAAACCTTGAAAAAGAACTTTGGGGTGAGGTATTCCAACCGCTGAAAGATAAGGCGCGGTTTGCCGAATTGTCAGTTAATGTGGAGTTTGCAACTCTCGTTCGGCCAAATGGAGCGGATTTCGCTCCCGAATTTCTTTACCAACAGCCCTCTGTGTCTATAATAGTTGGACATTTTCCTTGTAATAGTTTAGTGTAG
- a CDS encoding site-specific DNA-methyltransferase → MKELKHKRNGTKTSSFGTPGRINHDSSVFYDSKLYEGKKPIEKVRFIENHIPTENLDRIYCKSSEIMDDIPDCSVHLMVTSPPYNVKKEYDKDLSLDEYRDLLKRVFSETYKKLVTGGRACVNVANLGRKPYIPLHSYIIEDMQEIGFFMRGEIIWNKASSASPSTAWGSWQSAANPVLRDIHEYILVFSKESFSRKRSHKENTISKEEFLEWTKSVWTFPAVSARSIGHPAPFPEELPHRLIQLYTFKGDVVLDPFCGSGTACLAALKDGRHHIGYDIEPEYVKLANQRIKTHSSQNTLFQHERPSRIMNPNEEWARQSI, encoded by the coding sequence ATGAAAGAGTTAAAACATAAGCGAAATGGGACAAAAACAAGTTCTTTCGGAACGCCGGGGAGAATCAATCATGATTCTTCTGTGTTTTATGATAGCAAATTGTACGAGGGCAAAAAACCAATTGAAAAGGTAAGATTCATTGAAAACCACATACCAACCGAAAACCTTGATAGAATCTACTGCAAATCAAGCGAGATAATGGATGATATTCCTGACTGCAGCGTTCATTTAATGGTCACATCACCACCGTATAATGTAAAAAAGGAATACGACAAAGACCTTTCTCTTGATGAGTACAGGGACTTACTAAAGAGAGTGTTCTCAGAGACATATAAAAAGCTTGTAACTGGGGGACGGGCCTGTGTTAATGTTGCCAACCTCGGCAGGAAGCCATATATACCGCTTCACAGCTATATCATAGAGGATATGCAAGAAATCGGTTTTTTTATGCGTGGTGAAATAATTTGGAATAAGGCATCGAGCGCAAGCCCTTCCACAGCATGGGGAAGCTGGCAATCAGCCGCAAACCCTGTATTACGAGACATTCACGAATATATTTTAGTTTTCTCAAAAGAATCATTTTCAAGAAAGAGAAGCCATAAAGAGAACACCATAAGCAAAGAAGAATTCCTTGAGTGGACTAAGAGTGTCTGGACTTTTCCGGCAGTGTCAGCCCGTAGTATAGGCCATCCTGCTCCCTTTCCAGAGGAGCTACCCCATCGCTTAATCCAACTATATACTTTCAAAGGTGATGTTGTTTTAGACCCATTTTGTGGCAGTGGAACCGCATGCCTTGCTGCTCTTAAAGATGGAAGGCACCATATCGGATATGACATTGAACCTGAATATGTAAAATTGGCAAATCAGAGAATAAAGACTCATTCAAGTCAAAATACCTTATTTCAACACGAAAGACCTTCTCGTATCATGAATCCAAACGAAGAATGGGCACGACAAAGTATATAA